One window of Aspergillus oryzae RIB40 DNA, chromosome 3 genomic DNA carries:
- a CDS encoding alpha/beta hydrolase (predicted protein), with translation MVELQSIFKKAYWSLAAGGLVYVQPFNLVTPDNETLYAWHLLPPHLCREHEEKLNADEPSGPASDYTKTPAYELLANDPNARVVVAFHGNAAHIGSAQRPETYRMLLGLSTPSNPIHVFAMDYRGFGISTGSPTEEGLITDGVALLNFLTSSPLNIPPSRIVITGQSLGTAVSAAVTERFAFGSPDPTAIQPAIKNPEPFAGVILIASFSNIPSLLDTYSLKGLTPPILSPLVGYPRVKNWTKSHVIDRWDTAARVARLTGVGPTAQNDSAIGYADKGLDLTIVHAYNDAEIPWYEGRRVWVAATGENDKDAPGRLVHEKKDSKSQNEVLIWENRSSKNAGVVKSVRWERVPYGGHNRVATFSVAALAVLRAFEQ, from the exons ATGGTTGAACTTCAGTCCATCTTTAAAAAGGCCTACTGGTCGCTGGCCGCCGGTGGTCTTGTCTAC GTCCAACCATTTAATTTGGTGACACCCGATAATGAAACCCTCTACGCGTGGCATCTGCTCCCTCCCCACCTCTGTCGGGAGCATGAGGAGAAATTAAATGCAGATGAGCCTTCGGGTCCGGCGAGTGACTATACTAAAACTCCCGCCTACGAACTGCTGGCAAATGACCCTAATGCCAGGGTCGTGGTCGCTT TCCACGGTAATGCCGCTCACATCGGCTCCGCTCAACGCCCGGAAACCTACCGTATGCTTCTGGGACTGTCAACACCCTCCAACCCTATCCATGTCTTCGCCATGGACTATCGCGGCTTCGGCATATCCACCGGATCCCcgacagaagaaggcctAATCACCGATGGAGTAGCCCTGCTCAACTTCCTCACCTCCAGTCCATTGAATATCCCCCCGTCTCGAATCGTCATCACAGGCCAGAGCCTCGGAACAGCCGTCAGCGCAGCGGTAACCGAGCGTTTTGCATTCGGATCTCCCGACCCAACTGCCATCCAGCCCGCCATAAAAAACCCCGAACCCTTCGCTGGTGTGATCCTCATTGCATCATTTAGTAATATACCTAGTCTCCTCGATACTTACAGTTTGAAGGGTCTCACACCTCCAATCCTCTCCCCTCTTGTTGGCTACCCTCGTGTGAAGAACTGGACGAAGAGCCATGTTATCGATCGTTGGGATACCGCCGCGCGAGTGGCACGGTTAACCGGAGTTGGACCGACGGCTCAGAATGATTCGGCTATTGGTTATGCGGATAAGGGGTTGGATCTTACCATTGTGCATGCGTATAACGATGCCGAGATCCCATGGTACGAAGGACGTCGCGTTTGGGTGGCTGCAACTGGGGAGAACGATAAGGATGCTCCCGGGCGCCTTGTccacgagaagaaggactcgAAGAGTCAGAATGAAGTGCTTATCTGGGAGAACAGATCTAGCAAGAACGCCGGTGTGGTTAAAAGTGTTAGATGGGAGCGTGTGCCGTACGGTG GTCATAACCGCGTTGCGACATTTTCTgttgctgctcttgctgTGCTTAGGGCTTTCGAGCAGTGA
- a CDS encoding uncharacterized protein (predicted protein) codes for MAEKRRLSARERREPASKRRASEAPSQSQSTPSSSKKRASTAVAPPTPTPPPPPPVEVVKNPLPTKIKDGEGLPTVPSPQPQALSAKEYQSYAESAVLLASLERSKKKWLSDGILVRYWTKPKKTKREQIEGKNPPKESMSKVGPCNIAVGPHLFDAMLYTVKDPNAPPPIQYTPPQRPMVHYGHPNNFQQYQPYPTPQHARQHPPQTSPAHSASPQPTYQQGNHPPPPHHARTPNQPPPQRPSQSAQRPSPSQHSQAQPPKPSPDPVIQMLATRAASDPDLKALMRVVASSKASQEQLRAFQAHIDELNAIIRAREQQQQQRQQQQQQSHPQTPNQPQTSARTPQQTSQPPPPSQKPSQPPQPPQQPSQQQNQQQKKPTTPSQQPAQPRPQEQPYPRVEVHVPKPPTSLVSTPQTPSASAPNQSETPTQKPNVMPQVKQEPGVAGAQPSPTAEPSANTKQQSPAVRPMVPPQNQSAGSRPGPPYPPYQQPPYQGHPPAIQSRPPQYGSPAPYYRPAPPPPPPRLNYKSVVFEFTSPLTPYGSSTSGHAGSGDRYLFPEYTILEWLPDGNTVLASFLLVRKVDPNTPFPIETASEVANSRTKGKSASRSKKGDKSKDKDKEKDKDKTKEGEKSEEKDKEKGESNAQPPTSQTPTTESKPPPTEGDKPAGGQVDPKDPPATTPSQPDSNKPLPKNKPEDEAKASNLKEYYQPVTFRIHSPNAKVLEPLSRVVKPPDEVRKYMNEIMDRAERAPDGFLAFQLPREEAGDEHDVDEKKKSGTPVPANRSRLSRGRAVDDESDIENREEPAEEEEEEELKDYYGPPTGLVPMGL; via the exons ATGGCGGAAAAACGCAGACTTTCCGCTCGCGAACGCCGCGAACCGGCATCGAAGAGACGGGCCTCCGAAGCACCCTCCCAATCGCAATCTACACCATCTTCGTCAAAGAAACGGGCCTCGACTGCTGTCGCGCCGCCGACTCCAACcccgcctccccctccccctgTTGAGGTGGTCAAAAACCCTCTGCCaacaaaaatcaaagatgGGGAGGGTCTCCCCACTGTGCCATCACCCCAGCCGCAGGCGCTGTCCGCGAAGGAATATCAGTCATACGCAGAAAG TGCGGTTCTCCTAGCTTCGTTGGAACgatcgaaaaagaaatggctCAGCGATGGTATCCTGGTGCGATACTGgacaaaaccaaagaagaccAAACGAGAGCAAATTGAGGGCAAAAATCCTCCCAAGGAATCCATGTCGAAGGTTGGCCCTTGTAACATTGCTGTCGGTCCTCATCTCTTCGACGCTATGCTGTACACCGTCAAAGACCCCAATGCGCCACCGCCAATTCAATACACGCCCCCTCAGCGGCCGATGGTTCACTACGGCCACCCTAATAACTTCCAGCAATACCAACCCTATCCTACTCCTCAACATGCACGACAACACCCCCCTCAAACCTCGCCCGCCCACTCGGCTTCCCCCCAGCCGACATATCAGCAGGGcaaccatccaccacctccgcaCCATGCTCGAACACCTaatcaacctcctcctcaacGTCCATCTCAATCGGCCCAGCGACCGTCGCCATCACAGCACTCACAGGCCCAGCCTCCAAAGCCTAGCCCGGACCCAGTGATTCAGATGCTTGCAACCCGAGCTGCCTCGGACCCAGATTTGAAGGCGCTGATGAGAGTGGTCGCCTCGAGCAAAGCGTCTCAAGAACAGCTCCGTGCTTTTCAGGCTCACATCGATGAGCTAAATGCGATCATTCGCGCAAGggagcaacagcaacaacaaagacagcagcagcaacagcagtcTCACCCCCAAACGCCTAATCAACCACAGACATCGGCCCGGACACCGCAACAGACATCtcaaccaccaccgccatccCAAAAACCTTCACAGCCTCCTCAACCTCCGCAGCAGCCAAGCCAGCAACAGAAtcaacaacaaaagaagcCTACCACTCCATCGCAACAACCAGCACAACCACGGCCACAGGAACAGCCTTACCCACGAGTGGAAGTCCATGTCCCTAAACCACCGACGTCACTAGTTTCTACGCCTCAGACCCCTAGCGCAAGTGCACCGAACCAGTCCGAAACTCCAACACAGAAACCCAATGTAATGCCACAAGTCAAACAAGAGCCTGGGGTTGCAGGCGCTCAGCCTTCGCCCACTGCAGAACCGTCCGCAAACACTAAGCAACAGAGTCCTGCGGTACGGCCTATGGTGCCCCCGCAGAACCAATCCGCTGGATCGCGACCAGGGCCTCCATACCCACCTTACCAGCAGCCACCGTATCAGGGCCATCCACCTGCGATTCAGTCACGGCCTCCGCAGTACGGGTCTCCAGCTCCCTACTATCGACCAGCTCCCCCGCCACCACCCCCGAGACTGAACTACAAGTCGGTTGTTTTCGAGTTCACATCACCCTTAACACCGTATGGAAGTAGCACTTCGGGCCATGCTGGCTCTGGAGATCGTTACCTGTTTCCAGAGTATACTATATTGGAATGGCTTCCAGACGGGAACACCGTTCTTGCATCTTTCTTGCTTGTTAGAAAGGTGGACCCGAACACTCCCTTCCCTATCGAGACAGCATCAGAAGTGGCAAACTCGCGGACTAAAGGCAAGTCGGCGTCAAGATCGAAGAAGGGGGACAAAAGTAAAGacaaagataaagagaaggataaaGACAAAACTAAAGAAGGCGAGAAGTCGGAGGAaaaggataaggagaagggggagagcAATGCGCAGCCTCCTACCAGTCAGACTCCCACTACTGAGAGTAAACCGCCCCCAACCGAAGGGGACAAACCAGCTGGCGGTCAGGTTGACCCAAAAGATCCGCCAGCCACCACACCAAGTCAACCCGACTCGAACAAGCCTCTGCCCAAAAATAAACCCGAAGACGAGGCAAAGGCTTCCAACTTGAAAGAGTATTACCAACCTGTTACATTCCGCATTCATAGCCCCAACGCTAAAGTCCTCGAGCCTTTATCTCGAGTGGTGAAGCCTCCCGATGAGGTGCGCAAATACATGAATGAGATTATGGACCGGGCAGAGCGTGCTCCTGATGGGTTCCTTGCATTTCAACTACCACGTGAAGAAGCAGGCGACGAACATGATGtagatgagaaaaagaaaagtggaacgCCAGTCCCTGCGAACCGCAGCCGGCTCTCTAGGGGAAGagcggttgatgatgaatcAGATATCGAAAACAGAGAGGAGCccgcggaggaagaagaggaagaggaactgAAGGATTATTATGGACCACCAACTGGACTTGTACCGATGGGTCTATAA